In one Spirosoma rigui genomic region, the following are encoded:
- a CDS encoding acetylxylan esterase gives MKRILLPGLLLIWVTNVLAQPVERLVKVIVTPDHANWLYKPGESVKFNVSVYRSNVLLKGVKLRYEIGPEKMEPTKKETVTLKEGTLALDGGTMRTPGFLRCIATAEVDGKEYRGLMTAGFDPQRIQPTVANPADFTQFWTNAKAELAKVPVDARLTLLPERCTELTNVYQLNLQNINNSRFYGILCVPKKDGKYPAILRVPGAGVRPYGGMITEADKGFITLEVGIHGVPVTMEPAVYENLSRGPLNGYQATNLDDRDRYYYKRVYLGCVRAVDYLAGMPQFDGQNLAVTGGSQGGALSIVTAGLDSRVKWLGAYYPALCDVTGYLNGRAGGWPHLFAGDNLAYNNKPDRIRTTGYYDVVNFARLVNVPGYYSWGYNDETCPPTSMYAAYNVIPGPKQLDTMYLDTGHWTYTEQTEKMTSWLLGQLKGAR, from the coding sequence ATGAAACGTATTCTGCTTCCCGGCCTGCTCCTGATCTGGGTAACCAATGTGCTGGCTCAACCCGTTGAACGGCTTGTAAAAGTCATCGTCACCCCCGACCATGCCAACTGGTTGTATAAACCCGGAGAGTCCGTCAAATTCAATGTATCGGTCTACCGGAGCAACGTGTTGTTGAAAGGCGTGAAGCTCCGCTACGAGATCGGCCCGGAAAAAATGGAGCCGACCAAAAAAGAAACCGTCACCCTGAAAGAGGGGACCCTGGCGCTCGACGGGGGAACGATGCGGACACCGGGATTCCTGCGCTGTATTGCCACGGCAGAGGTTGATGGGAAAGAATACCGCGGCTTAATGACCGCCGGTTTCGATCCGCAGCGTATTCAGCCAACCGTGGCCAACCCCGCCGATTTTACTCAGTTCTGGACCAATGCCAAAGCCGAGCTGGCGAAGGTGCCGGTCGATGCCCGGCTGACACTGCTGCCCGAGCGCTGCACCGAGCTGACCAATGTGTATCAACTCAACCTGCAGAATATCAACAACTCGCGTTTCTACGGTATTCTGTGCGTACCCAAAAAAGACGGTAAATACCCGGCCATCCTGCGGGTGCCCGGAGCCGGTGTTCGTCCCTACGGGGGGATGATTACCGAAGCCGACAAAGGATTCATCACCCTCGAAGTAGGAATTCACGGGGTACCGGTCACGATGGAACCCGCCGTGTACGAAAACCTCAGCCGGGGGCCGCTCAACGGGTACCAGGCCACCAACCTCGACGACCGCGACCGGTATTACTACAAACGCGTGTACCTGGGCTGCGTGCGGGCCGTCGATTACCTGGCGGGGATGCCGCAGTTCGACGGGCAGAACCTGGCCGTGACGGGCGGGAGCCAGGGCGGAGCGCTGAGTATTGTAACGGCGGGTCTGGACAGCCGGGTAAAGTGGCTGGGCGCTTACTATCCCGCCCTGTGCGACGTTACGGGCTACCTCAACGGCCGCGCCGGTGGCTGGCCCCACCTGTTCGCGGGCGACAATCTGGCGTATAACAACAAACCAGACCGGATCCGAACCACGGGTTATTACGACGTTGTGAACTTTGCCCGCCTGGTCAACGTACCGGGGTATTACTCCTGGGGCTACAACGACGAAACCTGTCCGCCGACATCCATGTATGCGGCCTATAATGTTATTCCCGGCCCCAAGCAACTCGATACGATGTATCTGGATACGGGGCACTGGACGTACACGGAACAAACCGAGAAAATGACCAGCTGGCTGCTGGGACAGCTGAAAGGCGCTCGGTAG
- a CDS encoding D-2-hydroxyacid dehydrogenase, producing the protein MILFVNSQLDDTLKDTLRQRLLDDFADQSITAVFRHELPDSAQRAAFQSADLLLGNPPLAWFDQPLPSLKFWQLDSAGFDGYQGVQVPAQVANMGDYFAWPCAETMVAGLLAFYRRIPELALLQSRHEWVGAPVRTRTGLLRHKRVVILGTGTIGQAVRQMLTGFDCTLTMLARTDPRAALHSADDLKAVLPQTDIVVNCLPGTATGFFSADLINAMSPDSLYANVGRGSTTDEPALIEALQAGRLGGAVLDVTATEPLPAESPLWSLPNVLLTQHTGGGQPAEDAGKVTQFLKNLTHFSAGQPLENAVTLNRGY; encoded by the coding sequence ATGATACTCTTTGTTAATTCGCAGCTCGACGATACCCTGAAGGACACCCTGCGCCAGCGACTGCTGGACGATTTTGCCGATCAGTCAATTACCGCCGTGTTTCGGCATGAGCTACCCGATTCAGCGCAGCGGGCCGCCTTTCAGTCGGCCGACCTGCTGCTGGGCAACCCGCCCCTGGCCTGGTTTGACCAGCCGCTGCCGTCGCTGAAATTCTGGCAGCTGGATTCGGCGGGTTTCGACGGGTACCAGGGCGTTCAGGTGCCGGCGCAGGTGGCGAACATGGGCGACTACTTCGCCTGGCCCTGCGCCGAAACGATGGTTGCCGGCCTGCTCGCATTCTACCGCCGGATTCCCGAGCTGGCTCTCCTGCAGAGTCGGCACGAATGGGTAGGCGCCCCGGTCCGTACCCGGACGGGCTTGCTGCGTCACAAACGTGTCGTGATCCTCGGTACCGGAACCATCGGGCAGGCCGTTCGTCAAATGCTCACCGGCTTCGATTGCACCCTGACGATGCTCGCCCGTACCGACCCCCGGGCCGCGCTCCACTCGGCCGACGACCTGAAAGCCGTTCTGCCGCAAACGGATATCGTGGTTAACTGTCTGCCGGGAACCGCCACCGGCTTCTTCTCGGCCGATCTGATCAACGCCATGTCGCCGGACAGCCTCTACGCCAACGTAGGCCGGGGGAGTACGACCGACGAGCCCGCTCTGATCGAAGCCTTGCAGGCGGGCCGGCTGGGCGGGGCCGTGCTGGACGTGACGGCTACCGAGCCCCTGCCCGCTGAGAGTCCGCTGTGGTCGCTGCCGAACGTCTTGCTGACCCAGCATACGGGGGGTGGCCAGCCGGCGGAGGACGCGGGAAAGGTGACCCAGTTTTTAAAAAACCTGACACACTTCAGCGCGGGTCAGCCCCTGGAAAACGCCGTGACGCTGAACCGCGGTTACTAG
- a CDS encoding lipoprotein N-acyltransferase Lnb domain-containing protein: MRNNWSRLTAALRVVVLALGGLLATTVTNGQTLSPAARISLITVSPGSELYSSFGHSAIRVVDPVVSQERIFGWGTFDFRTDNFYVKFLRGTLPYTVSITDMYSMQYGYQIENRTIREQVLDLSADQRQRLFDLLNENYRPENRTYQYKFYYDNCATRPRDKLAEACGDSLRVPSKTIMTGKSYRDWMNDYLGQQPWAKVGMNLALGTPADVKTTGWQAMYLPDQLHDQLARATLVRADGRVVPLVAQNLTPFEAPRVFRQELPFIFDPEVVFAFIGIAVALFTIRRYQRGWVDRWLDRLLFGLSGVFGWFLFLLWVATDHGVTAWNPTLLYLMPLHLPLVYWATGPSTTARRRTVYFGMTAVLILLGMLLSRVPGGVDVLFPLTLLVRCIVNLQPVLNRRQIPARVA; this comes from the coding sequence ATGAGGAATAACTGGTCCCGACTGACGGCCGCGCTACGGGTAGTCGTCTTGGCGTTGGGTGGCCTGCTGGCGACGACCGTTACGAACGGGCAGACGCTGTCGCCAGCCGCCCGGATTAGCCTGATCACCGTATCGCCCGGTTCTGAGCTGTATTCAAGCTTCGGGCATTCCGCCATTCGGGTCGTCGATCCGGTTGTGAGCCAGGAGCGGATTTTCGGCTGGGGTACTTTCGATTTTAGAACCGATAATTTTTACGTCAAATTTTTGCGGGGAACGCTGCCCTACACCGTATCGATCACCGATATGTACTCGATGCAGTACGGTTACCAGATTGAAAACCGCACCATCCGGGAGCAGGTCCTCGACCTGTCGGCAGACCAGCGGCAGCGGTTGTTCGACCTGCTGAATGAGAACTACCGACCCGAAAACCGGACGTATCAGTATAAATTCTATTACGATAACTGCGCGACCCGGCCGCGGGACAAACTCGCGGAAGCCTGTGGCGATAGCCTGCGCGTACCGTCGAAAACGATCATGACGGGCAAGTCGTACCGCGACTGGATGAACGACTACCTCGGGCAGCAGCCCTGGGCGAAAGTGGGCATGAACCTGGCGCTCGGCACTCCCGCCGACGTGAAGACCACCGGTTGGCAGGCTATGTACTTACCCGACCAGCTACACGACCAGCTGGCGCGGGCTACGCTGGTCCGGGCCGATGGGCGCGTGGTGCCGCTGGTTGCGCAGAACCTGACCCCCTTCGAAGCACCGCGTGTGTTTCGGCAGGAACTGCCGTTCATCTTTGACCCGGAGGTGGTCTTTGCCTTTATCGGTATCGCGGTAGCGCTGTTCACGATCCGGCGCTACCAGCGCGGGTGGGTCGACCGCTGGCTCGACCGCCTGCTGTTTGGCCTGTCGGGTGTTTTCGGCTGGTTCCTGTTCCTGCTCTGGGTCGCCACCGACCACGGCGTTACGGCCTGGAACCCGACGCTGCTCTACCTGATGCCTCTTCACCTGCCCCTGGTGTACTGGGCAACGGGTCCGTCGACCACGGCCCGACGCCGGACGGTGTATTTTGGAATGACGGCGGTACTGATCCTGCTGGGGATGCTGCTGTCGCGGGTGCCGGGGGGCGTGGATGTGCTGTTTCCGCTCACACTGCTGGTTCGGTGTATCGTCAATCTGCAGCCCGTATTGAACCGACGGCAGATTCCGGCGCGGGTTGCCTGA
- the umuD gene encoding translesion error-prone DNA polymerase V autoproteolytic subunit, with product MIDTIDHLAPGSLVRATVATRLAIPFLSSLVQGGGFPSPAENYIERRLDLNELCIAHPEATYFARVTGDSMTGDRIYPGDILVVDSARTSIDRKIVVVWYDGGHSVKRIRYSGKLIVLESSNEAYLPIYVHPGEAFSVLGVVTFNIQTVY from the coding sequence ATGATCGATACCATTGACCACCTCGCCCCCGGCTCTCTTGTACGGGCTACCGTAGCCACCCGCCTTGCCATTCCGTTCCTGTCATCGCTGGTGCAAGGTGGTGGCTTTCCGTCGCCCGCCGAAAATTACATCGAACGGCGGCTGGACCTGAATGAGCTTTGCATTGCTCACCCGGAGGCTACCTATTTTGCCCGGGTAACGGGCGACAGCATGACCGGCGACCGTATTTATCCCGGCGACATACTAGTTGTCGACAGCGCCCGAACGAGCATCGATCGTAAGATCGTTGTGGTCTGGTATGACGGAGGGCACTCCGTTAAACGAATTCGTTATTCCGGTAAGCTCATCGTCCTGGAGTCGTCCAATGAGGCTTATCTGCCTATTTATGTGCATCCGGGGGAAGCCTTTAGTGTACTGGGGGTCGTTACATTCAACATTCAGACGGTTTATTGA
- a CDS encoding asparaginase has translation MNYKTVRLNARADSKRGVSGPARRSVLVIYTGGTFGMVYDPQADQLIPFDFERVPERLPELQRLDFDSTLLTLPVIIDSSNMKPAVWVELAQLIATNYDHYDSFVILHGTDTMAYTASALSFMLEGLSKPVILTGAQLPIGAARTDARENFITALEIAAAVDTAAVDAAEDRVPAGTSRPLVPEVCVYFNSLLLRGNRSTKQESVQFNAFASQNYPHLATAGVSIDYNRPYIRPYEPEQPLRIRTQLNPNVTILKLFPGITQPVVESILGIPALRGVVLETFGAGNAPTDDWFLDALKTAIDRGVLIINVSQCEGGRVTQGRYQTSKQLEQIGVVSGADITTEAAITKLMVLLGREQEQGPVAMERLRTLLAQPISGEMSE, from the coding sequence ATGAATTATAAAACAGTACGCCTGAACGCCCGGGCCGATTCAAAACGGGGCGTGAGTGGACCTGCCCGTCGGTCGGTCCTGGTTATTTACACGGGTGGCACGTTCGGGATGGTGTACGACCCCCAGGCCGACCAGTTGATTCCATTTGATTTCGAGCGCGTCCCCGAACGCCTGCCGGAGCTGCAACGGCTCGATTTTGATAGCACGCTGCTTACCTTGCCCGTCATCATCGACTCATCCAACATGAAGCCGGCCGTGTGGGTTGAACTCGCCCAGCTGATCGCGACGAACTATGACCACTACGACAGTTTCGTGATCCTGCACGGTACCGACACCATGGCTTATACCGCGTCGGCCCTGAGCTTCATGCTCGAGGGACTGAGCAAACCCGTTATCCTGACCGGTGCCCAGCTGCCCATCGGGGCCGCCCGGACCGATGCCCGTGAAAACTTCATAACCGCCCTCGAAATTGCGGCCGCTGTGGATACGGCCGCCGTGGATGCGGCCGAAGACAGAGTGCCCGCCGGAACCAGCCGGCCCCTCGTGCCGGAGGTATGCGTCTATTTCAATTCCCTGCTGCTGCGGGGAAACCGGTCGACCAAGCAGGAAAGCGTTCAGTTCAACGCCTTTGCCTCGCAAAACTACCCGCACCTGGCCACGGCGGGTGTCAGCATTGACTACAATCGACCCTATATACGGCCCTACGAGCCGGAACAACCCCTACGTATCCGTACCCAGCTGAACCCGAACGTAACCATCCTGAAGCTATTTCCGGGCATTACCCAGCCCGTAGTTGAGTCAATCCTGGGTATACCGGCGCTACGGGGTGTTGTGCTCGAAACCTTTGGGGCGGGCAACGCGCCCACCGACGACTGGTTTCTGGATGCCCTTAAAACCGCTATTGATCGGGGGGTGCTGATCATCAACGTATCGCAGTGCGAAGGAGGACGCGTGACCCAGGGCCGTTACCAGACCAGTAAACAACTGGAGCAGATCGGGGTGGTGAGCGGGGCCGATATTACCACCGAAGCTGCCATCACGAAATTGATGGTGCTCCTGGGCCGGGAACAGGAGCAGGGGCCGGTGGCTATGGAACGGTTGCGAACCCTTCTGGCCCAGCCAATTAGTGGCGAAATGAGCGAATAA
- a CDS encoding Y-family DNA polymerase, which translates to MFALVDANNMYVSCERSFNPGLNGKPVVVLSNNDGCVVARSDEAKALGIKMGVPFFQLEPLRQAHELTVFSSNYTLYGDMSARLMGILNRFVENVEVYSIDEAFLQVNGYEGVYAAYRDLGEAIRSTVAQWLRIPVCIGFGPTKTLAKVANRIAKQNPELGGICVLDTTEAIDRALADFPVGELWGVGRRYASRLIRHAIRTAAHLRDAPDDWINQHMTVNGLRLAYELRGVPCRMLAVDMPPKKSICAAPSFGRPVSDLPTMVQALTTHLGRACEKLRRQGSLCGTITVFIHTNRFRRTPGNGQPARPYYNSCSVEVPHPTGSTIELLAYAESVLRSIFKFGYAYQKVGVILSNLLPADYRQAGVFVAGPDERLIRLAGVMDSLNNRYGRDRVRLANQGFDPDWGHRQDWLSPRYTTNWKEIMPVT; encoded by the coding sequence ATGTTCGCGCTTGTTGATGCCAATAATATGTATGTCAGCTGTGAACGCAGCTTTAATCCGGGCCTCAACGGAAAGCCGGTGGTTGTGCTCAGCAACAACGACGGTTGTGTAGTAGCCCGCAGCGACGAGGCCAAAGCGTTGGGTATTAAAATGGGGGTGCCTTTCTTCCAGCTGGAGCCACTTCGGCAGGCGCATGAACTGACCGTTTTTTCGTCCAACTATACCCTGTATGGCGATATGAGTGCCCGGCTCATGGGTATCCTGAACCGGTTCGTGGAGAATGTGGAAGTATACAGCATCGACGAAGCATTTTTGCAGGTCAACGGGTACGAGGGAGTATATGCCGCGTACCGGGACCTTGGTGAAGCCATCCGGTCGACGGTTGCCCAGTGGCTTCGTATTCCCGTTTGTATTGGGTTCGGACCTACCAAAACTCTGGCCAAGGTAGCAAACCGGATAGCGAAACAGAACCCGGAACTGGGGGGGATCTGCGTACTCGACACTACGGAAGCCATTGACCGCGCACTGGCTGATTTTCCGGTTGGGGAGTTATGGGGCGTGGGCCGGCGCTACGCATCGCGACTGATCCGGCATGCTATCCGCACAGCCGCCCACCTGCGCGACGCGCCCGATGACTGGATCAACCAGCACATGACCGTCAACGGCCTGCGCCTGGCCTATGAGCTCAGGGGCGTTCCGTGCCGGATGCTGGCAGTGGACATGCCGCCGAAGAAGTCCATTTGTGCCGCCCCCAGTTTTGGCCGGCCTGTATCCGATTTGCCGACCATGGTTCAGGCGCTGACGACCCATCTGGGCCGGGCGTGCGAAAAATTGCGTCGGCAGGGTTCCCTGTGTGGTACAATTACGGTATTTATCCATACCAACCGTTTTCGCCGAACGCCGGGCAACGGCCAGCCGGCCAGACCGTACTATAATTCATGCTCCGTTGAAGTACCCCATCCTACGGGGAGTACGATCGAACTGCTCGCGTATGCCGAATCGGTGCTGAGGTCCATCTTCAAGTTTGGCTATGCGTACCAGAAAGTAGGGGTAATCCTGTCCAATCTGCTACCGGCCGACTATCGGCAGGCGGGGGTTTTTGTGGCCGGACCCGATGAGCGGTTGATCAGGCTGGCCGGGGTGATGGATAGCCTGAATAACCGCTACGGCCGGGATCGGGTACGGCTGGCGAACCAGGGCTTCGATCCCGACTGGGGGCACCGGCAGGATTGGCTTTCCCCGCGTTACACGACGAACTGGAAAGAAATTATGCCGGTAACCTAG
- a CDS encoding 4a-hydroxytetrahydrobiopterin dehydratase — translation MWQELDNQLTRTFTFADFSEAFAFMTRVALVAEKMDHHPWWSNVYNQVTIKLSTHDAGNIVTDKDRTLAEAIDKLVG, via the coding sequence ATGTGGCAGGAACTCGATAATCAACTAACCCGCACGTTTACCTTCGCCGATTTCAGTGAGGCATTTGCATTTATGACCCGTGTGGCCCTAGTCGCCGAAAAAATGGATCATCACCCCTGGTGGTCAAACGTCTACAATCAAGTAACCATCAAACTGTCGACCCATGACGCGGGTAATATCGTCACCGATAAAGACCGTACACTGGCGGAGGCTATTGATAAATTGGTTGGTTAA
- the rsmI gene encoding 16S rRNA (cytidine(1402)-2'-O)-methyltransferase, producing the protein MKLYLVPTPIGNLDDITLRAIKILQQVDAILAEDTRTSGVLLRHLAISKPLHSYHIFNEHQTVQRVVDQLRSGKTLALISDAGTPGISDPGFLLVRACIQNDIPVECLPGPTAFVPALVNSGLPNDRFTFEGFLPHKKGRQTRLAELAGEERTMIFYESPHRLLKTLGQFAEVFGPDRPASVSRELTKLFEENRRGPLSELIAYFAEKTVKGELVVCVQGKEAVKGKAKRKYDNEEDETDDEE; encoded by the coding sequence ATGAAACTTTACCTCGTGCCGACGCCCATCGGTAACCTCGACGATATCACCCTGCGGGCGATTAAAATCCTCCAGCAGGTTGATGCCATTCTGGCCGAAGATACCCGAACGTCGGGTGTGCTGCTCCGACACCTGGCCATCAGCAAGCCGCTCCATAGTTACCATATTTTCAATGAGCACCAGACCGTGCAGCGCGTTGTTGACCAGCTCAGGAGCGGGAAAACACTCGCCCTGATCTCCGATGCCGGTACGCCCGGTATTTCGGACCCCGGTTTTTTGCTGGTGCGGGCCTGTATCCAGAACGATATACCCGTGGAATGCCTCCCGGGGCCAACGGCATTTGTGCCGGCGCTGGTTAACTCAGGCCTGCCCAACGACCGCTTTACTTTCGAAGGGTTTCTGCCCCACAAAAAAGGCCGGCAGACGCGCCTGGCTGAGCTGGCGGGGGAGGAACGCACCATGATTTTTTACGAATCGCCCCACCGGCTGCTGAAAACACTCGGGCAGTTTGCCGAGGTGTTCGGACCCGACCGACCCGCCAGTGTCTCGCGCGAACTGACCAAACTGTTCGAGGAAAACCGGCGCGGGCCGTTGTCCGAACTTATTGCGTATTTTGCCGAAAAAACGGTGAAAGGTGAGCTTGTTGTTTGCGTTCAGGGAAAAGAAGCGGTCAAAGGAAAGGCCAAACGGAAATATGATAATGAAGAGGACGAAACGGACGATGAGGAATAA
- a CDS encoding DNA gyrase/topoisomerase IV subunit A, protein MMNDENQEPMDDDLQPSPADLPADETEPVDATEPDEQPIDTATEVLHDQTVVSGLYQTYFLDYASYVILERAVPAVEDGLKPVQRRILHALREMDDGRFNKVANVIGQTMQFHPHGDASIGEALVNIGQKELLFDTQGSWGDVRTGDGAAAPRYIEVRLSKFAQDAVYNDKTTEWQLSYDGRKREPVTLPVKFPLLLAQGVEGIAVGLSTKILPHNFNELIDASINILKDKPVSLFPDFQTGGYIDVSNYNDGHRGGKVRVRARIEEVDKKVLAIRDVPFGVTTPQLIDSIVKAAELGKIRIKAPSRNVAAVVDNTAKDVEILVHLQPGVSPDVTIDALYAFTDCEVSISPNACVIIGDKPHFVSVTDILRVNTHQTVQLLQRELEIKRSELMERLLYSSLEKIFIENRIYRKIEECETFEAVIATIDKALKPHRKLFYREITEDDIIRLTEIKIKRISKYDGFKADELMRRLEQELAETDDNLANITRYAIAYYKELQRKYGKGRERKTEIRAFNTIAASVVAAANQKLYVDREGGFIGYGLKKDEYVSDCSDIDDIIVFRRDGTCVVTKVQEKVFVGKDIVYVSVFKKNDERKIYNLIYLDGKSGISMAKRFPVTGVTRDREYDLTMGNPKSKLTYFSANDNGEAEVITINLTAQSSAKIKQFDYDFASVGIKNRSAQGNILTKYPVRKITQKTGGVSTLGGVNIWYDDHLGRLNRDERGKLLGNFDAKDSILVVYKDGQYELTGFDLTNRFEPNDVAVLMKFDPETVLSAIYYEANQKCWYVKRFKVETTTLDKKFSFIGDGKGSKSLAVTADRYPRIEIVHQVKERGPLEKMVLEPEGFIEIRGWKALGNKLPFAKVKDVKLLAPKIVPAGTPVPKEASVAFADETTPVDTTDSDVTESVQLGLFS, encoded by the coding sequence ATGATGAACGACGAAAATCAGGAACCGATGGACGACGATCTCCAGCCATCGCCAGCCGATCTGCCGGCCGACGAGACGGAACCAGTCGACGCCACTGAACCCGATGAACAACCAATCGACACCGCCACTGAAGTCCTCCATGACCAGACTGTCGTGTCGGGCCTGTACCAAACGTATTTCCTCGATTACGCATCCTACGTTATTCTTGAACGGGCCGTGCCCGCCGTTGAAGATGGGCTGAAACCCGTTCAGCGCCGAATCCTGCACGCCCTGCGCGAGATGGACGACGGTCGTTTCAATAAAGTGGCTAATGTTATTGGCCAGACGATGCAGTTCCACCCCCACGGCGACGCGTCCATCGGTGAAGCCCTGGTGAACATCGGCCAGAAAGAACTGCTGTTCGACACCCAGGGAAGCTGGGGGGATGTGCGTACCGGCGACGGAGCCGCAGCCCCGCGTTACATTGAGGTGCGGTTGTCCAAGTTCGCCCAGGATGCCGTCTATAACGATAAAACCACCGAGTGGCAGTTGTCGTACGATGGCCGCAAACGCGAGCCCGTCACGTTGCCCGTAAAATTCCCGCTGCTGCTGGCGCAGGGCGTAGAAGGTATTGCGGTGGGCTTATCCACCAAAATTCTGCCCCACAACTTCAATGAACTGATCGACGCGTCGATTAACATTCTGAAGGATAAACCCGTATCGCTGTTCCCCGATTTCCAGACGGGCGGTTACATCGACGTCAGTAATTACAACGACGGCCACCGGGGGGGGAAGGTTCGGGTGAGGGCCCGGATTGAAGAGGTTGACAAAAAGGTACTCGCCATCCGGGACGTACCCTTCGGCGTCACGACTCCACAACTGATCGACTCGATCGTGAAAGCGGCCGAACTGGGCAAGATCCGGATCAAAGCGCCGAGCCGTAACGTAGCGGCTGTGGTTGACAACACGGCCAAGGACGTTGAGATTCTCGTGCACCTGCAGCCCGGCGTCTCGCCCGACGTCACCATCGACGCGCTCTATGCATTCACCGACTGTGAGGTGAGTATCTCGCCCAACGCCTGTGTCATCATCGGCGATAAGCCCCATTTCGTGAGCGTCACCGATATTCTGCGCGTAAACACCCATCAAACGGTGCAGCTGCTGCAACGGGAGCTGGAGATCAAGCGTAGTGAACTTATGGAGCGGCTGCTGTACAGTTCGCTCGAAAAAATATTCATCGAGAATCGTATCTACCGCAAGATTGAGGAGTGCGAAACGTTCGAAGCCGTTATTGCCACAATTGACAAAGCCCTTAAGCCTCACCGGAAGCTGTTCTATCGCGAGATTACCGAAGACGACATCATTCGTTTGACGGAGATCAAGATCAAACGAATTTCCAAGTACGACGGCTTTAAGGCCGACGAACTGATGCGTCGGCTGGAGCAGGAACTGGCCGAGACGGATGATAATCTGGCCAACATCACCCGCTACGCCATTGCTTACTACAAAGAATTGCAGCGTAAGTATGGCAAGGGGCGCGAGCGCAAAACCGAAATCCGGGCGTTTAATACCATTGCCGCCAGTGTGGTCGCAGCCGCCAATCAGAAGCTGTACGTAGACCGTGAGGGTGGGTTTATCGGGTACGGGCTCAAGAAAGATGAGTACGTGAGCGACTGCTCGGATATCGATGATATCATCGTATTCCGGCGCGACGGTACATGCGTCGTTACCAAGGTTCAGGAAAAGGTTTTTGTTGGCAAGGATATTGTCTACGTATCGGTGTTCAAGAAGAATGACGAGCGGAAAATTTATAACCTGATTTACCTCGACGGTAAATCGGGGATCTCGATGGCGAAGCGATTCCCCGTTACGGGCGTCACCCGTGATCGGGAATATGACCTGACGATGGGCAATCCGAAGTCGAAGCTGACGTACTTCAGCGCCAACGATAACGGGGAAGCCGAGGTGATTACGATCAACCTGACGGCTCAGAGTTCGGCCAAGATCAAACAGTTCGATTATGACTTTGCGTCGGTGGGTATTAAGAACCGCTCGGCGCAGGGTAATATTCTGACGAAATACCCGGTTCGGAAAATCACCCAGAAAACGGGCGGGGTATCCACGCTGGGGGGCGTCAATATCTGGTATGACGATCACCTGGGGCGGCTCAATCGCGACGAGCGGGGTAAATTGTTGGGTAACTTTGACGCCAAAGACAGTATATTGGTCGTTTATAAAGACGGGCAGTATGAACTGACGGGCTTCGACCTGACCAACCGTTTTGAGCCGAACGACGTAGCCGTGCTGATGAAATTTGACCCCGAAACGGTCCTGTCGGCCATTTACTACGAAGCTAACCAGAAGTGCTGGTACGTAAAACGGTTTAAGGTAGAGACCACAACACTCGACAAGAAGTTTAGTTTTATTGGCGATGGGAAAGGGTCGAAATCACTGGCGGTCACGGCCGACCGGTACCCACGGATCGAGATCGTGCACCAGGTGAAAGAGCGGGGACCACTCGAAAAGATGGTTCTTGAACCGGAAGGATTCATCGAGATACGGGGGTGGAAGGCGCTGGGTAATAAACTTCCCTTCGCTAAAGTCAAAGATGTTAAACTCCTGGCGCCCAAAATTGTACCCGCGGGTACGCCGGTGCCGAAAGAGGCATCCGTGGCTTTTGCGGACGAAACTACGCCGGTGGATACAACCGATTCGGACGTAACGGAGTCTGTACAACTGGGACTTTTTTCCTGA